In bacterium, one DNA window encodes the following:
- the hypB gene encoding hydrogenase nickel incorporation protein HypB, which produces MKVPVVQRILKANDQIALENQRQFEAAGVSALNLMASPGAGKTSLILASVSHLSELKVGVIEGDVASTIDADRIAFAGIPVVQVNTGGACHLDAPMVRSALEQFPLKGLNLIFIENVGNLVCPANFRLGTHFSVVVSSVPEGHDKPYKYPGIFTGADAVLLNKVDLLPYFDFDLDYFHRGLEILRKDIPFFLISCRTGEGIEEWGRWLVQRCKNSHYSGG; this is translated from the coding sequence ATGAAAGTTCCTGTGGTTCAACGGATCTTGAAGGCCAATGATCAGATTGCCCTTGAGAACCAAAGGCAGTTTGAGGCGGCGGGAGTAAGCGCCCTCAACCTTATGGCCTCACCAGGGGCTGGGAAGACCAGCCTGATTTTAGCTAGCGTCTCCCATCTCTCGGAGCTAAAAGTAGGGGTCATTGAGGGAGACGTAGCCTCGACGATTGATGCCGACCGCATTGCCTTCGCGGGGATACCGGTGGTGCAGGTCAATACCGGCGGGGCATGCCACCTGGACGCGCCAATGGTGCGTTCCGCCCTGGAACAGTTTCCTCTGAAGGGGTTGAACCTTATCTTCATTGAGAACGTGGGTAATCTCGTTTGCCCGGCCAACTTTCGGCTGGGAACGCATTTCTCGGTGGTGGTTTCCAGTGTGCCGGAAGGACACGATAAGCCTTACAAATACCCTGGTATATTTACTGGCGCCGATGCCGTGCTGTTGAACAAGGTGGACCTGCTGCCTTACTTTGACTTTGACCTCGATTACTTCCACCGAGGTCTGGAGATACTTCGTAAGGATATCCCCTTTTTCCTCATCTCCTGCCGCACCGGGGAAGGAATAGAAGAGTGGGGACGATGGCTGGTGCAGCGCTGCAAGAATAGCCACTACTCAGGTGGATAG
- the hypA gene encoding hydrogenase maturation nickel metallochaperone HypA produces the protein MHELPITEGILATTLEAAKQARASRITGINLALGVFSGYVSDSIQFYFDLISQGTPAEGAVLQIRRIPVTCSCSDCKQNFIWKEEILPTACPHCGGICFQATGGQEFYVESIEVEEI, from the coding sequence ATGCACGAGTTACCTATCACCGAGGGAATTCTCGCCACGACGCTGGAAGCGGCGAAGCAAGCCAGAGCCTCCCGCATCACCGGGATTAACCTGGCCCTGGGGGTCTTCTCCGGCTATGTGAGTGATTCCATCCAGTTCTATTTCGACCTCATTAGCCAGGGAACTCCCGCTGAAGGCGCTGTCCTCCAGATACGCCGCATCCCGGTCACCTGCTCCTGCTCGGACTGTAAGCAGAACTTCATCTGGAAGGAGGAAATTTTGCCTACCGCGTGTCCCCACTGCGGGGGTATCTGCTTCCAGGCGACCGGCGGGCAGGAATTCTACGTGGAGAGCATTGAAGTGGAGGAAATATGA